One genomic segment of Hevea brasiliensis isolate MT/VB/25A 57/8 chromosome 3, ASM3005281v1, whole genome shotgun sequence includes these proteins:
- the LOC110644058 gene encoding protein PYRICULARIA ORYZAE RESISTANCE 21 isoform X1 — MAEKKVTVMVIKVDLSCEKCHKKIKEVLCKIPQIQNQIYDEKANTITITVVCCSPEKITKKICCQGGDSIKGIEIKLPEKTKTKKKQEESGETEKLEKAIEPEKTKPPTSAPLLVRRCCTEWYQGYDGGPCYHGSERPPPPAPPAPAPPPPAPQPPAPPPPAQTTTPKDKATYPPLVRTCCTDCYQGFGRGPCYSRNERPTPCYEAYGRPVYDSCGSSDSDGGNFNNCRRGCNVGRFDCLSEENPSACSLM; from the exons ATGGCAGAGAAG AAAGTTACAGTAATGGTGATTAAGGTCGATCTTAGCTGCGAGAAATGCCACAAGAAAATCAAGGAAGTGCTCTGTAAAATTCCTC AAATTCAAAATCAGATATATGATGAGAAGGCAAACACAATTACAATCACTGTGGTGTGCTGCAGCCCAGAAAAGATCACTAAAAAGATATGCTGCCAGGGTGGTGATTCAATCAAGGGTATTGAGATCAAACTTCCAGAGAAAACTAAAACAAAAAAGAAACAAGAGGAGTCTGGGGAGACCGAGAAGTTGGAGAAGGCCATAGAACCAGAAAAGACTAAACCTCCAACATCAGCACCACTGCTAGTGAGGAGGTGTTGCACAGAATGGTATCAAGGATATGATGGAGGCCCGTGTTATCACGGTTCTGAAAGGCCACCCCCACCAGCACCACCGGCACCAGCACCACCGCCACCAGCACCACAGCCACCAGCACCACCCCCACCAGCACAGACAACAACACCAAAAGATAAGGCAACATACCCACCACTGGTGAGGACGTGTTGCACAGACTGTTATCAAGGATTTGGTAGAGGCCCATGTTATAGCCGAAATGAAAGGCCAACGCCATGTTATGAGGCTTATGGAAGGCCTGTGTACGATAGTTGCGGCAGCAGCGACAGTGATGGCGGTAACTTCAATAATTGCCGAAGGGGATGTAACGTCGGGAGATTTGATTGTCTTAGTGAAGAAAATCCATCGGCATGCAGTCTCATGTAA
- the LOC110644058 gene encoding protein PYRICULARIA ORYZAE RESISTANCE 21 isoform X2, with the protein MAEKKVTVMVIKVDLSCEKCHKKIKEVLCKIPQIQNQIYDEKANTITITVVCCSPEKITKKICCQGGDSIKGIEIKLPEKTKTKKKQEESGETEKLEKAIEPEKTKPPTSAPLLVRRCCTEWYQGYDGGPCYHGSERPPPPAPPPPAPPPPAQTTTPKDKATYPPLVRTCCTDCYQGFGRGPCYSRNERPTPCYEAYGRPVYDSCGSSDSDGGNFNNCRRGCNVGRFDCLSEENPSACSLM; encoded by the exons ATGGCAGAGAAG AAAGTTACAGTAATGGTGATTAAGGTCGATCTTAGCTGCGAGAAATGCCACAAGAAAATCAAGGAAGTGCTCTGTAAAATTCCTC AAATTCAAAATCAGATATATGATGAGAAGGCAAACACAATTACAATCACTGTGGTGTGCTGCAGCCCAGAAAAGATCACTAAAAAGATATGCTGCCAGGGTGGTGATTCAATCAAGGGTATTGAGATCAAACTTCCAGAGAAAACTAAAACAAAAAAGAAACAAGAGGAGTCTGGGGAGACCGAGAAGTTGGAGAAGGCCATAGAACCAGAAAAGACTAAACCTCCAACATCAGCACCACTGCTAGTGAGGAGGTGTTGCACAGAATGGTATCAAGGATATGATGGAGGCCCGTGTTATCACGGTTCTGAAAGGCCACCCCCACCAGCACCACCG CCACCAGCACCACCCCCACCAGCACAGACAACAACACCAAAAGATAAGGCAACATACCCACCACTGGTGAGGACGTGTTGCACAGACTGTTATCAAGGATTTGGTAGAGGCCCATGTTATAGCCGAAATGAAAGGCCAACGCCATGTTATGAGGCTTATGGAAGGCCTGTGTACGATAGTTGCGGCAGCAGCGACAGTGATGGCGGTAACTTCAATAATTGCCGAAGGGGATGTAACGTCGGGAGATTTGATTGTCTTAGTGAAGAAAATCCATCGGCATGCAGTCTCATGTAA